GTGGAAGTGAACGACGGTTTGCTGCCGGTCGATGCAGGCGGTGTACTGCTGCCGCCGGACGACTTCACGCCGCAAGACGCGATCCATTATCCGCGCATCGCGGGTTTAGCAGGCAGCCCGCTAGGGCCGATTGGCACACGCTGGGGAAATCCTCTCGTGGAGGCAGGCGCGCGTTTGGCGGCAGTGCTTGAACCGACTTGGCATGAACTGCAATTGCACTGCATCGCGCTCCACAGCGGCGCAGGATCTGACGCGGCTGCGACAACACTTCAGATTGAAACCCAAAACGGCACAGTGTTCGTCTGGGGGAAACCGCCAGGCAGCGAACGCGCCGGTGAGCCGAAAGCCGACGAAAAGGTTTCCAGCTTGCAGCGCCGGGCAAAGCTATTTGGCTCGCTCGACAAGACCCCCCCCGATCAGCGCGACGTGAGCCAATCGGATTCGCTCAATTGATCGGCTGGCCGCGAGCGCTCGTCCGTCGCCGACATGGTGTCGATTTCCTGCCGAACGATCGACATCTCTTTCGGTGCAGCAACGCCAATGCGTACCACGCCAGGACCGATCCGCACTACCATCACTTCAATGTTGTCGCCGATTTGAATCGCTTCGCCGACTTTTCGAGAAAGCACAAGCATGGTTTTCCCTCCTGGATCTGGTAATGCGACTTCTTGTCCGTTGAAAGTGCTTGTAAAACGTGAGCCTTTGACGCCCTTCTCATAGCATTGCAGCGCGTGCTAGCATAACGATGTCAGAGGCCCATTGCAACTAACCGTGGATGGAGCAAGATTCCTCCAGCCGCGGTACGCAGGAATTCCCTAGCACTTTAGCACCGCAAGAACCCGCTCGGCTCGCGGATTCGACGGTTGCCAACCCAATTTACCCTGCTTATGCCTTCTGCGGCCCTTGTTACTGGCGGATCTCGTGGAATTGGTCGAGCGATTGCGCTCGAACTTGGCCAATTGGGCCATTCCGTCGGAGTCAATTACGTCTCGCGCGTCGACGCGGCCGAACAGGTGGTCGCCGAGATCGCTGCTGCCGGCGGCATAGCTTCACCAATTCGTGGGAATGTGGGAGCTGCTGACGAACGCTCGGCCATGATACGGGCGATGCTCGACCAATTTGGCCGGTTGGACGTGCTGGTGAACAATGCAGGCATCACATCGCCGGGGCGGAAGGATTTGCTCGAAGCGACGGAAGTATCGTGGGACGAGGTATTTTCCGTCAATTTGAAAGGCCCTTTTTTTCTGTCGCAACTCGCGGCACGAACGATGATCGAACAGACGTCCGCCGGCAGAACGGTGGTCGGAAAGATCATCAATATCTCGTCGATTTCGGCTTTTGCGGTCTCCACCGATCGCGGTGATTACTGCATCGCCAAGGCCGCGATGCAAATGATGACCCAACTTTTCGCCGCACGGCTGGCCGAAGAAAAAATCGGCGTGTTCGAAATCTGCCCTGGGGTGATCGAAAGCGACATGACGGCCGGCGTGCGTGAAAAATACGACCAATTGATTACCGAAGGGCTTTCGCCAATTCGCCGCTGGGGCAAGCCGGAGGATGTCGCTAAAGCCGTCGCCGCCATTGTCAGCGATTCGTTTCCGTTCAGCACCGGAGAGCGATTTCACGTAGATGGAGGATTTCACATTCGTCGGCTCTAGTTCTACCGTTCCAAATCAAATGACCTGACGGAATTGATTGTGGTATTGAGTCTTCCATCTGCAAGGAAGCGAATGGAAGGAGTAGTTGCGATGGATCGTCGTTTTGAACTTCGCAAGGAAGTCTTGTTGGCGGAGGCCGAGGTCGATGCAGGTTTGTTGCGCGGCACGCTGGAGCGGTTGGAGGCGTTCATTCAACCGTTCGCCAATCGCTCGCCACCTGGCGGGTAACGAAACGCAACGGCTTGTCTTGACGTTTCTGTAGGTAGGTTTCTCGTTTTGCGCGGCTTCGCTTGGAAATTGGGACTCGCAGCAGCTTTTGCCAGAAACTCGACATTGAGCGGCTGTGTCAGCGATCGGCAGCGAGAATTTTTTCCGAGGATCAACATCGATGTTTCACACGTTTCAGTCATCCGCCGAGTTGGCGCGGGCGCAGACGCTGCATCGCCGAGGTCAAGCGTTCGGATTTCGTTTTGGCTTCGAGTGCCTCGAACCTCGCATTCTGATGGCTGGCGACGCCATTCTTCATTGGAATGCAATCGCCTTGGATGCGGTTAGCCGCGATCACAGCAGTTTGAATGGCAATTCACCGGCGGCCGAAAACATCGGTCCATGCCGGGCGGCGCGTGTGCTTGCCATCGTTCAGACGGCAATGTTCGACGCGATCAATTCGATCAAAGGCAAGTACGAGCCATATTTGCTCAAAGTAGTGGGTTCGTCGGCCGCGAACATTGATGCCGCCGTTGGGCAGGCCGCGCACGACACCCTGATTGCGCTATATAAGCGGCAAAAATCGGAAATCGATGCTGCCCTCATGGAGTGGCTTGGCGACGTCAAGAACGGCCCGGCCGAGCAGATGGGAATCGCACTGGGCAAGACTGTGGCGAAGACGATTCTGGCCGCGCGAAAGAACGATGGCTCTCAGGCTGCATCCGACTACGAAATTGTGAATTTGCCAGGACACCATCAGAAAGACCCGCTCAATCCGACGCAGGGCCTGCTCGATCCGCAGTGGGGAGGCGTCAAAACGTTTGGGATTAAGCACGCGGATAAATTTTTGCCGCCTCCGCCGCCGAAGTTGTCTAGCCCTCAGTACGCCCAGGCACTGGACGAAATCGTGCGGCTTGGCGGGGATGGCGTGACGACTCCGACCCTACGCACACAGGAGCAGACCGAAATTGGCATCTTTTGGGCTTACGACGGTACGCAAGGCCTGTGCGCGCCGCCGCGAATGTATAACCAAATCGCGGCTAAAATTGCGGTTGAGCATGGCAACAGCGAATACGAAAACGCCCGCATGTTTGCTCTGGTGAATATCGCTATGGCCGACGCCGGCATCGTCGGCTGGGGTGCGAAATACGATTACGATTTCTGGCGTCCTGTCGTTGGAATTCGCGGCGCCGACCTCGATGGGAATCCGCAGACGCACCAGATTGCCAACTGGACGCCGCTCGGTGCTCCGGCCAGCAACGAGACGTTCCCTAACGATTTCACGCCGCCGTTCCCGTCGTATGTTTCGGGCCATGCGATCTTTGGAGCCTCTTTGTTCAAAACGCTGGAATACTTCTATGGCACGAAGCATATTTCGTTTTCGTTCACGTCGGATGAATTCAACGGCGAGACGACCGACCACAACGGTGTCGCGCGGCCAGAGATTACTCGCCACTTCGACAACTTGCGAGACGCTGCCTACGAAAATGGCATCAGCCGCATCTACCTAGGCATTCACTGGCGATTCGACATGGAAGAAGGGGTTCGTGCTGGCAATCGAATTGCGGTGAATATTTTCCGGCGTCTCATGGAGCCGCTCGATCCATCCATGCCAACTGGCACGACGAGCGGATTGCTGATGAGTTACTTTCAAACGACGGTCGATTGCAAATTCATGGACATTGAAGACGGCACACATCGCCAAGTGGCAATGATGCAAACCATTGTTACGCCCGAGAAAACTACCTATCAGTTCAGTTCGCTGTCGCCGACGTTTATCTCGACGGCTAGCACTTATACCAACAGCCGCCCACCACGAATCGGGGCTGCCGCTGACAATTTGCTGCGAGTCGAACCTCTGGCCGACCTGATGTCGCTATAGCGAGTGCCACTGGCCGATCAGCGATCGGTAGGTTTACTCCGTCCGGGATCGGCATGTTGGGCTGCTATTGCAGACAGGGCGTACGCACCGATTTGGGTAGCCTTCGTGCCGCAAGCCGTATCGGATGATTGTGGTGAAAAAGCACTCGACGTGACGCAGGACCGATCCGTGTTGTTGCAATGTTCGTTGCCTTCATGATTTGAAGCGACCGTCGCAACCGTTGGTCGGGCGGCCGATGGATTGGCGACTACGGCCCAATCACTCCACGACGCGTCACCATGAACGAACCGTTGTCAGCGACGTTGAACAGCGGGCGATACAGGCTGCGGCATTTGGCGTTGCAGCCCCAGTACCACACCAGGTTCATCCCGATATTCCAGGTTTGATCGCTAAACAACGGGTTTTCGTTTTTTTCGCTGATCACGTAGTTGAACCCACTTTCGACGGCCCACGCACTAGAAATCGGCAGCCGCACATCGGCGCCAATCAGCCCGCCGCTGTTGCCCGCGAACCCGCCCCACAGCCGCCCTTCGCCGCCACGACAGAATCGGCGACGATAGTAAAATGCGTACTGATTAATCGCCGAATAGGTGGTCGCTCCGAGGATGACGTTATCGTTGCGATTGTCCGAGTCAAACATGCCCGTGGCAAACCAAAACCCCAGTTCGTTTTGGCAGTCGAGCAACCATCCTAATTCTCCGCGCAACTGGCCGACGTCAAAAAGCTGGTAGTAATCGTCGTGCAGGTAATCGAATACGACGCCATATTGCCAACCGCGACCGTCGCACGGTCGATGAAACAGGCCAGCGGTCAAAAAGGTCTGCTTGCGATAGTCGTCGTAAAGGTTGATGGCGTTGCTCTGTAAGTTGCTTTGTGTCACTTGGAAACCAACTTGCGCTCCCAAGCCAAACTCCTGCCACAGCGGTGCTGCCCAGTTGACGCCTTCTTGAAAGCCAAAGTTCGAGTTGCCAACGATATTCACCGGACTGCGAAAGTCGTGGACGCCGCCAAAGACAGTAAAATCCTGGCCCCACCACCAATTGCTGCATGGATCGCAAGCGCCCCAATAGGGGCCGCAGTGCCAAAGGCCGCCAAACAGCCAATCGATCGGGGCCAAGACCCACGGCCGACCGTAGGGACCGTTGAAAGGGCCATACCTCGGTCCGCAGCCGCCGCAGCAGTCGTAACCGCCTTCGCAACCACCGTACATACCGTAGTTGTCGCCGCAGCGCGGTCCGTTCGGCCCACCGCTGCCATGGCCACAGCATCCGTTGCCGCAGTTTCCACTGGAGCCACCATATCCGAAGCAATCGTTGCACTGAGGGTTGGTAAATCCATCGTAACTGCGTCCCGCGATCGGCCCGCCGGACAAGAACGATCGCCCTTCGGTCATCGTCGAATCGTCGAAAATAGGGGCATCGCCGGCTGGCATCGCAGGCATCGCGCTCGGCGAGCCGGCTGGTTTGGCGGCATTGACTGGCTCAGCATCGAGATACACAGCGTCTGGCGTGACGACCGGCTCCGGTACGACGACAGGTGAGCCTGCCGGTTTTGCCCCCGCCAAGACGGAAGAACCGCCCGTCATCCAACTGCGAATTCCGCCGCCAGTCGTGACTGGTTGTGTGTCGCGCGAAGCCATCGAACCAAACAAACCGCCGAAACCCATGCCGCCAACACCCATCCATCGATTCGGCCCACCATAGTTACGCCTTTGGCCGTAGTTTATCGAGTCG
The DNA window shown above is from Pirellulales bacterium and carries:
- the csrA gene encoding carbon storage regulator CsrA, producing the protein MLVLSRKVGEAIQIGDNIEVMVVRIGPGVVRIGVAAPKEMSIVRQEIDTMSATDERSRPADQLSESDWLTSR
- a CDS encoding 3-ketoacyl-ACP reductase; this translates as MPSAALVTGGSRGIGRAIALELGQLGHSVGVNYVSRVDAAEQVVAEIAAAGGIASPIRGNVGAADERSAMIRAMLDQFGRLDVLVNNAGITSPGRKDLLEATEVSWDEVFSVNLKGPFFLSQLAARTMIEQTSAGRTVVGKIINISSISAFAVSTDRGDYCIAKAAMQMMTQLFAARLAEEKIGVFEICPGVIESDMTAGVREKYDQLITEGLSPIRRWGKPEDVAKAVAAIVSDSFPFSTGERFHVDGGFHIRRL
- a CDS encoding phosphatase PAP2 family protein, giving the protein MFHTFQSSAELARAQTLHRRGQAFGFRFGFECLEPRILMAGDAILHWNAIALDAVSRDHSSLNGNSPAAENIGPCRAARVLAIVQTAMFDAINSIKGKYEPYLLKVVGSSAANIDAAVGQAAHDTLIALYKRQKSEIDAALMEWLGDVKNGPAEQMGIALGKTVAKTILAARKNDGSQAASDYEIVNLPGHHQKDPLNPTQGLLDPQWGGVKTFGIKHADKFLPPPPPKLSSPQYAQALDEIVRLGGDGVTTPTLRTQEQTEIGIFWAYDGTQGLCAPPRMYNQIAAKIAVEHGNSEYENARMFALVNIAMADAGIVGWGAKYDYDFWRPVVGIRGADLDGNPQTHQIANWTPLGAPASNETFPNDFTPPFPSYVSGHAIFGASLFKTLEYFYGTKHISFSFTSDEFNGETTDHNGVARPEITRHFDNLRDAAYENGISRIYLGIHWRFDMEEGVRAGNRIAVNIFRRLMEPLDPSMPTGTTSGLLMSYFQTTVDCKFMDIEDGTHRQVAMMQTIVTPEKTTYQFSSLSPTFISTASTYTNSRPPRIGAAADNLLRVEPLADLMSL